In one window of Nicotiana tabacum cultivar K326 chromosome 12, ASM71507v2, whole genome shotgun sequence DNA:
- the LOC107807020 gene encoding deSI-like protein At4g17486, with the protein MTLKSKKGWKSVVPLRLKTKSSANFCLLPRVKSDRFGPGETPVCLNVYDLTPMNNYVYWAGFGIFHSGVEVHGVEYAFGAHDYPTSGVFEVEPRQCPGFKFRKSIFIGTTKLDPPQVREFIEHQAAAYNGDSYHLIVKNCNHFCKDICYKLTGKKIPKWVNRLAKLGSAFNCMLPEALKVAAVEDEPNGPEYVSEKRRLRSTFSCLSSISTRQQKLSTSSMFLQSPLKGCLPSWELRKSTNRSLKQR; encoded by the exons ATGACATTAAAATCAAAGAAAGGATGGAAATCAGTAGTGCCCCTCCGTTTGAAGACCAAATCATCAGCAAATTTTTGTTTGCTCCCCAGAGTGAAGTCGGATCGTTTTGGTCCTGGTGAGACACCAGTTTGTCTCAACGTGTATGACTTGACACCTATGAATAACTATGTCTATTGGGCTGGCTTTGGTATCTTCCATTCTGGTGTGGAAG TTCATGGTGTAGAATACGCATTTGGAGCTCATGACTACCCGACCAGCGGTGTCTTTGAAGTTGAACCGCGGCAATGTCCAGGATTTAAGTTTAGGAAGTCGATATTTATTGGGACCACAAAGTTGGATCCCCCTCAAGTTAGAGAGTTTATTGAACATCAAGCTGCTGCCTATAACGGTGACTCGTATCACTTGATTGTGAAGAACTGCAACCATTTTTGCAAGGATATATGCTACAAGCTGACAGGGAAAAAGATTCCGAAATGGGTGAATCGACTTGCAAAATTAG GTTCTGCATTCAACTGCATGTTACCTGAGGCTTTGAAAGTTGCTGCTGTCGAAGACGAACCTAATGGCCCAGAATACGTTAGTGAGAAAAGAAGGTTGAGAAGTACTTTCAGTTGTCTTTCTTCAATTTCAACAAGACAGCAGAAGTTATCTACATCTTCGATGTTTCTACAGTCACCCCTTAAAGGCTGCTTACCTTCTTGGGAGTTAAGAAAGTCTACGAATCGATCTCTAAAACAAAGGTAA
- the LOC107807019 gene encoding lysophospholipid acyltransferase LPEAT1 isoform X2 translates to MESELQKLPPKTTQTTQPESVDESSLTKDDRPLLKPDPTNPQLQVQSQSSSSNPSIEELEKKYAPYVRHDVYGVMGRGELPWTEKVLLGIALVTVVPMRVVGAMTVLVVYYLICKVCTAFSAPNREEEEEQEDYAHIGGWRRAVMMQSGMFLSRVMLFVFGFYWISETYCPIDLDADSNNEHGSKDQAEELERPGAIVSNHISYLDILYHMSSSFPSFVAKRSVAKLPLVGLISKCLGCVYVQRESKSPDFKGVSGVVNERIREAHQNKSAPIMLLFPEGTTTNGDFLLPFKSGAFLSGAPVQPVILRYPYQRLSPAWDSISGVRHVILLLCQFVNYVEATWLPVYYPSQQEKDDPRLYAENVRRLMAHEGNLILSDIGLAEKRVYHAALNGLFCQQ, encoded by the exons ATGGAGTCCGAACTCCAAAAGTTACCTCCTAAAACTACCCAAACAACACAACCCGAATCGGTGGACGAAAGTTCCCTTACCAAAGACGATCGCCCACTTCTCAAACCCGACCCGACTAACCCTCAACTCCAAGTTCAATCCCAGTCTTCTAGTTCTAACCCCAGCATCGAAGAATTAGAGAAGAAATACGCGCCATACGTGAGGCATGACGTGTACGGGGTAATGGGCCGGGGCGAGTTGCCCTGGACCGAGAAGGTGCTTTTGGGTATTGCGCTTGTGACGGTTGTACCTATGAGAGTTGTTGGGGCAATGactgtattggttgtgtattacTTGATTTGTAAGGTTTGTACAGCGTTTTCAGCTCCGAATCGAGAGGAAGAGGAAGAGCAGGAGGATTATGCGCATATTGGTGGGTGGAGAAGGGCTGTGATGATGCAGAGTGGGATGTTCCTTTCGAGAGTAATGCTTTTCGTTTTTGGATTCTATTGGATTAGCGAAACTTATTGCCCCATTGATCTCGATGCCGACTCAAATAATGAG CATGGATCAAAAGATCAGGCTGAAGAACTTGAAAGACCAGGGGCTATTGTGTCAAATCACATTTCGTACTTGGATATCTTGTATCACATGTCTTCCTCATTTCCTAGCTTTGTTGCTAAG AGATCAGTGGCTAAGCTTCCTCTGGTTGGTCTCATCAG CAAGTGCCTTGGCTGTGTCTATGTCCAGCGAGAATCGAAATCACCTGACTTTAAAGGTGTCTCAG GTGTCGTAAATGAAAGGATTCGTGAAGCTCACCAGAACAAATCTGCACCAATCATGCTGCTTTTTCCAG AAGGCACAACCACAAATGGTGATTTTCTCCTTCCGTTCAAGTCTGGTGCATTTCTGTCAGGAGCTCCGGTGCAGCCTGTGATATTAAGATATCCATACCAGAGATTAAGTCCTGCGTGGGACTCGATATCTGGG GTTCGGCATGTGATTCTCCTTCTCTGTCAATTTGTAAATTATGTGGAGGCAACCTGGTTACCTGTTTACTACCCCTCTCAGCAAGAAAAGGATGACCCTAGACTTTATGCTGAGAATGTCCGGAGGTTGATGGCTCATGAG GGTAATTTAATACTCTCAGATATTGGCTTGGCAGAGAAGCGAGTATATCATGCTGCTCTCAATG GTTTGTTTTGTCAACAGTAA
- the LOC107807019 gene encoding lysophospholipid acyltransferase LPEAT1 isoform X1 has product MESELQKLPPKTTQTTQPESVDESSLTKDDRPLLKPDPTNPQLQVQSQSSSSNPSIEELEKKYAPYVRHDVYGVMGRGELPWTEKVLLGIALVTVVPMRVVGAMTVLVVYYLICKVCTAFSAPNREEEEEQEDYAHIGGWRRAVMMQSGMFLSRVMLFVFGFYWISETYCPIDLDADSNNEHGSKDQAEELERPGAIVSNHISYLDILYHMSSSFPSFVAKRSVAKLPLVGLISKCLGCVYVQRESKSPDFKGVSGVVNERIREAHQNKSAPIMLLFPEGTTTNGDFLLPFKSGAFLSGAPVQPVILRYPYQRLSPAWDSISGVRHVILLLCQFVNYVEATWLPVYYPSQQEKDDPRLYAENVRRLMAHEGNLILSDIGLAEKRVYHAALNGNNSMPTVFHQKDD; this is encoded by the exons ATGGAGTCCGAACTCCAAAAGTTACCTCCTAAAACTACCCAAACAACACAACCCGAATCGGTGGACGAAAGTTCCCTTACCAAAGACGATCGCCCACTTCTCAAACCCGACCCGACTAACCCTCAACTCCAAGTTCAATCCCAGTCTTCTAGTTCTAACCCCAGCATCGAAGAATTAGAGAAGAAATACGCGCCATACGTGAGGCATGACGTGTACGGGGTAATGGGCCGGGGCGAGTTGCCCTGGACCGAGAAGGTGCTTTTGGGTATTGCGCTTGTGACGGTTGTACCTATGAGAGTTGTTGGGGCAATGactgtattggttgtgtattacTTGATTTGTAAGGTTTGTACAGCGTTTTCAGCTCCGAATCGAGAGGAAGAGGAAGAGCAGGAGGATTATGCGCATATTGGTGGGTGGAGAAGGGCTGTGATGATGCAGAGTGGGATGTTCCTTTCGAGAGTAATGCTTTTCGTTTTTGGATTCTATTGGATTAGCGAAACTTATTGCCCCATTGATCTCGATGCCGACTCAAATAATGAG CATGGATCAAAAGATCAGGCTGAAGAACTTGAAAGACCAGGGGCTATTGTGTCAAATCACATTTCGTACTTGGATATCTTGTATCACATGTCTTCCTCATTTCCTAGCTTTGTTGCTAAG AGATCAGTGGCTAAGCTTCCTCTGGTTGGTCTCATCAG CAAGTGCCTTGGCTGTGTCTATGTCCAGCGAGAATCGAAATCACCTGACTTTAAAGGTGTCTCAG GTGTCGTAAATGAAAGGATTCGTGAAGCTCACCAGAACAAATCTGCACCAATCATGCTGCTTTTTCCAG AAGGCACAACCACAAATGGTGATTTTCTCCTTCCGTTCAAGTCTGGTGCATTTCTGTCAGGAGCTCCGGTGCAGCCTGTGATATTAAGATATCCATACCAGAGATTAAGTCCTGCGTGGGACTCGATATCTGGG GTTCGGCATGTGATTCTCCTTCTCTGTCAATTTGTAAATTATGTGGAGGCAACCTGGTTACCTGTTTACTACCCCTCTCAGCAAGAAAAGGATGACCCTAGACTTTATGCTGAGAATGTCCGGAGGTTGATGGCTCATGAG GGTAATTTAATACTCTCAGATATTGGCTTGGCAGAGAAGCGAGTATATCATGCTGCTCTCAATGGTAATAATAGCATGCCTACTGTTTTCCATCAGAAAGACGATTGA